From Serinicoccus profundi, the proteins below share one genomic window:
- the atpD gene encoding F0F1 ATP synthase subunit beta: MTATTEAPTTEQTQGAVGRLARIIGPVVDVEFPPGQMPALYNLLKTQVEVSGETKTVNLEVAQDIGDNMVRAISLQPTDGLVRGAQVQDTGGPITVPVGDVTLGHVFNATGEVLDLPEGETLEVNERWGIHRQAPPFDQLESKTQMFETGIKVIDLLTPYVQGGKIGLFGGAGVGKTVLIQEMIARVARDHGGVSVFAGVGERTREGNDLIVEMEEAGVLGQTALVFGQMDEPPGTRLRVALSALTMAEYFRDVQNQDVLLFIDNIFRFTQAGSEVSTLLGRMPSAVGYQPNLADEMGTLQERITSTRGHSITSMQAIYVPADDYTDPAPATTFAHLDATTELSRPIASMGIYPAVDPLTSTSRILDPRYISREHYDTAVRIKSILQRYKELQDIIAILGIDELSEEDKILVGRARRLQRFLSQNTYVAKQFTGIEGSTVPLADTIEAFTKVADGDYDHVPEQAFFMCGGLDDVERQAAELEKNS; the protein is encoded by the coding sequence ATGACTGCTACCACCGAGGCTCCCACGACGGAGCAGACCCAGGGTGCCGTGGGTCGGCTGGCCCGGATCATCGGCCCCGTCGTCGACGTCGAGTTCCCCCCAGGACAGATGCCGGCGCTCTACAACCTGCTCAAGACCCAGGTCGAGGTGAGCGGGGAGACCAAGACCGTCAACCTCGAGGTCGCCCAGGACATCGGCGACAACATGGTGCGCGCCATCTCCCTGCAGCCCACCGACGGCCTCGTCCGCGGTGCGCAGGTGCAGGACACCGGCGGCCCCATCACCGTGCCCGTCGGTGACGTGACCCTCGGTCACGTCTTCAACGCCACCGGTGAGGTCCTCGACCTGCCCGAGGGCGAGACCCTCGAGGTCAACGAGCGCTGGGGCATCCACCGCCAGGCGCCGCCCTTCGACCAGCTGGAGTCCAAGACCCAGATGTTCGAGACGGGCATCAAGGTCATCGACCTGCTGACCCCCTACGTGCAGGGTGGCAAGATCGGCCTGTTCGGTGGTGCCGGCGTCGGCAAGACGGTGCTGATCCAGGAGATGATCGCCCGTGTCGCCCGCGACCACGGTGGTGTGTCGGTCTTCGCCGGAGTCGGCGAGCGGACCCGTGAGGGCAACGACCTCATCGTCGAGATGGAGGAGGCCGGGGTTCTCGGCCAGACCGCTCTGGTCTTCGGCCAGATGGACGAGCCGCCGGGCACCCGTCTGCGGGTCGCGCTGTCCGCGCTGACGATGGCGGAGTACTTCCGCGACGTCCAGAACCAGGACGTGCTGCTCTTCATCGACAACATCTTCCGGTTCACCCAGGCCGGCTCGGAGGTCTCGACCCTGCTCGGCCGCATGCCGTCGGCGGTGGGCTACCAGCCCAACCTCGCCGACGAGATGGGCACCCTGCAGGAGCGGATCACCTCGACCCGTGGTCACTCGATCACCTCGATGCAGGCGATCTACGTCCCGGCCGACGACTACACCGACCCGGCCCCGGCGACGACCTTCGCCCACCTGGACGCGACGACCGAGCTCTCCCGCCCGATCGCCTCGATGGGTATCTACCCGGCCGTGGACCCGTTGACCTCGACGAGCCGCATCCTGGACCCGCGCTACATCTCGCGCGAGCACTACGACACGGCCGTGCGGATCAAGTCGATCCTCCAGCGTTACAAGGAGCTGCAGGACATCATCGCGATCCTCGGTATCGACGAGCTGTCCGAGGAGGACAAGATCCTCGTCGGCCGCGCCCGTCGCCTCCAGCGGTTCCTGTCGCAGAACACCTACGTCGCCAAGCAGTTCACCGGTATCGAGGGTTCGACCGTGCCGCTGGCCGACACCATCGAGGCCTTCACCAAGGTCGCCGACGGTGACTACGACCACGTGCCCGAGCAGGCCTTCTTCATGTGCGGTGGGCTCGATGACGTCGAGCGCCAGGCCGCCGAGCTGGAGAAGAACAGCTGA